Proteins encoded within one genomic window of Paenarthrobacter sp. JL.01a:
- a CDS encoding 4-(cytidine 5'-diphospho)-2-C-methyl-D-erythritol kinase produces the protein MNPGTRKPGILPFAGDRFHARTVRVKAPGKVNVSLSVGPLRADGYHSVASVYLAVSLYEEVAATSTETPGITVSISPDSTLDLDGVDIPLDERNLAYKAAAIMAEVSEKPTGVHLEITKRVPVAGGMGGGSADAAATLLACDALWDSGLSREELAHLAAELGADVPFSLLGGTAVGLGVGDKLSPALAKAQMDWVLVFADYGLSTPDVFRTLDGLRDSEGVDIPEPVDVDPTILQALRNGDPETLSRVLINDLQRASITLAPQLRDTIGLGEARGALAGMVSGSGPTIALLARDSVSASVLAEELTHRGHTAVAVHGPVPGARIISDTLL, from the coding sequence ATGAATCCGGGAACCCGAAAGCCCGGCATCCTGCCCTTCGCGGGGGACCGGTTCCATGCCCGGACGGTGCGCGTCAAAGCCCCCGGCAAGGTCAACGTGTCCTTGAGCGTTGGACCGCTGCGGGCCGACGGCTACCACTCCGTGGCCAGTGTCTACCTGGCAGTTTCCTTGTACGAGGAAGTAGCTGCCACCAGCACCGAAACGCCGGGAATCACCGTCAGCATCAGCCCGGACAGCACGCTGGACCTGGACGGTGTGGACATCCCGCTGGACGAACGGAACCTCGCGTACAAAGCTGCGGCGATCATGGCCGAGGTCTCCGAAAAACCCACGGGCGTGCACCTGGAGATCACCAAACGGGTTCCTGTCGCCGGCGGCATGGGTGGCGGTTCGGCCGATGCTGCTGCAACACTGCTCGCGTGCGACGCGTTGTGGGACAGCGGGCTCTCGCGCGAGGAACTCGCGCACCTGGCGGCCGAGCTGGGAGCGGACGTGCCGTTCTCGCTCCTGGGAGGCACCGCCGTCGGACTTGGCGTCGGCGACAAACTCTCGCCCGCCCTGGCTAAGGCGCAGATGGACTGGGTACTGGTGTTCGCTGACTACGGATTGTCCACCCCGGACGTGTTCCGCACCCTGGACGGGCTCCGGGACTCCGAAGGCGTGGATATTCCCGAGCCGGTGGACGTGGATCCGACGATCCTCCAGGCCCTGCGCAACGGGGATCCCGAGACCCTCAGCCGCGTCCTCATCAATGACCTCCAAAGGGCTTCGATCACCCTGGCCCCACAACTTAGGGACACTATCGGTTTGGGCGAAGCACGCGGTGCCCTGGCCGGCATGGTCTCAGGCTCAGGGCCCACGATCGCGCTGCTCGCGCGGGACTCCGTCTCAGCCAGCGTCCTCGCCGAGGAGCTGACCCATCGCGGCCACACCGCCGTCGCGGTCCACGGACCCGTTCCCGGGGCGCGGATCATCTCCGATACGCTCCTCTAA